In a single window of the Nodularia spumigena CCY9414 genome:
- a CDS encoding BlaI/MecI/CopY family transcriptional regulator: MAPLPDYRPKQMSVGPLEAEILNIIWELGSATVKDVHDRILSDPNRELAYTSVTTVLRRLTDKGWLACNKQGRAFYWLPKLTKQQAQVIKAHDQLQKFLAVGNPDVIAAFADSLDAAASDQLEAIAQRIQAARQAREGQ, encoded by the coding sequence ATGGCACCTTTACCCGACTACCGCCCGAAACAAATGTCTGTAGGCCCCTTGGAAGCAGAAATTTTGAATATTATCTGGGAACTGGGTTCAGCTACAGTCAAAGATGTACACGATCGCATTCTCTCTGACCCTAACCGAGAATTAGCTTATACTTCTGTAACTACAGTTTTACGTCGTCTCACTGATAAAGGTTGGTTAGCTTGTAACAAACAAGGACGGGCATTTTATTGGCTACCAAAGCTGACAAAGCAGCAAGCACAGGTAATTAAGGCGCATGACCAGTTACAGAAATTTCTCGCCGTGGGTAATCCTGATGTGATCGCCGCCTTTGCTGATAGTCTAGATGCAGCCGCCAGTGACCAACTAGAAGCGATCGCTCAACGCATTCAAGCCGCACGCCAAGCCAGGGAGGGACAATAA
- a CDS encoding 2-phosphosulfolactate phosphatase family protein: MKLFIYHTPELTPTGETPDCAIVVDVLRATSTIATVLASGGEAVQVFSDLEQLIAVSEKWPPEKRLRAGERGGAKVTGFELGNSPLDCTREVVEGRRLFISTTNGTRALQRIEHSPSVLAAALINRAAVVQYLLDKQPETVWIVGSGWEGSFSLEDTVCAGAIAHSLVEKSQFSQDELAGNDEVISAIALYSHWQNDLLGLFHQASHGKRLLRLESHEDLKYCAQTDILDVLPIQQELGVLKSQ, translated from the coding sequence GTGAAGCTATTCATATACCACACTCCGGAATTGACTCCTACCGGCGAAACTCCAGACTGCGCGATCGTAGTTGATGTTTTGCGGGCTACTAGCACTATAGCGACTGTTTTGGCATCTGGTGGCGAAGCTGTGCAAGTCTTCAGCGATTTAGAACAATTGATTGCAGTTAGCGAAAAATGGCCACCGGAAAAACGACTCCGAGCTGGAGAACGCGGCGGTGCTAAAGTAACTGGCTTTGAATTGGGTAACTCTCCTCTTGACTGCACACGGGAAGTAGTTGAGGGGAGGCGTTTGTTCATCAGTACCACCAATGGAACTCGCGCCTTACAACGGATAGAACACTCCCCCAGTGTACTGGCCGCAGCTTTGATTAATCGGGCGGCGGTGGTGCAGTATCTCCTGGATAAACAACCAGAGACTGTGTGGATTGTCGGTTCTGGTTGGGAAGGCTCTTTTTCTTTAGAAGATACAGTTTGTGCTGGGGCGATCGCTCATAGTCTTGTCGAGAAGTCCCAATTTTCTCAAGACGAATTAGCTGGTAACGATGAAGTAATTAGTGCGATCGCGCTTTACTCACACTGGCAAAATGACTTATTGGGATTATTCCACCAAGCCAGCCACGGCAAAAGATTACTACGTCTGGAATCCCACGAAGATTTAAAATATTGCGCTCAAACCGATATTTTAGATGTCTTGCCCATACAGCAAGAACTGGGGGTGTTAAAAAGCCAGTAA
- a CDS encoding DUF3226 domain-containing protein gives MSRKHALIGVEGPNDSAFVGKVLNLLNFKKFDGKESNLDSFWAKFRPIYPKKGGDLYERLDMPSIFFTDTLSVAIYAGGGSNLSRNLSLILHSHPPYQKQIEAFGIIADADKDSPNNIAKKYSKDFQVYFPGFPTVGGNVDPGDPRTGIYVLPDNSQKGVLENILCSCGEYAYPLHMEKAALYLAEFDGEHKPKWKPFDDKKALIATVVSVLKPGKTNTVSIKDNNWISQNTLSNVPALGNFVTFIKKLLDLEIIDI, from the coding sequence GTGAGTCGGAAGCATGCTCTTATTGGCGTTGAAGGTCCCAATGATTCAGCATTTGTTGGCAAGGTTCTCAATCTGCTAAATTTCAAAAAATTTGATGGTAAAGAATCTAATTTAGACTCATTTTGGGCAAAATTTAGACCAATTTATCCTAAAAAAGGGGGGGATTTGTATGAAAGGTTAGATATGCCATCTATTTTTTTTACAGATACTCTCTCAGTTGCTATCTATGCGGGTGGTGGAAGCAACCTGTCACGAAATCTATCACTCATTCTGCACAGTCATCCCCCGTATCAAAAACAAATTGAAGCATTTGGAATTATTGCCGATGCTGATAAGGATTCACCAAATAATATTGCTAAAAAATATAGCAAAGATTTCCAAGTATATTTCCCTGGATTTCCCACAGTCGGAGGAAATGTAGATCCAGGTGATCCACGAACAGGTATTTATGTACTGCCAGATAATTCACAGAAAGGTGTACTAGAAAATATTCTTTGTAGTTGTGGAGAATATGCTTATCCTTTACACATGGAAAAAGCGGCTTTATATTTAGCTGAGTTTGATGGAGAACATAAGCCCAAGTGGAAACCATTTGATGATAAGAAGGCTTTAATAGCTACGGTTGTCAGTGTTTTGAAACCAGGGAAGACTAATACAGTGAGTATTAAAGATAATAACTGGATTAGCCAAAATACTCTGAGTAATGTTCCTGCTCTTGGAAATTTTGTAACTTTTATAAAAAAACTTTTAGATTTAGAGATAATCGATATTTAG
- a CDS encoding AAA family ATPase, which translates to MRNLESLTIHQFRGLQNLELKDTGQINILVGVNNAGKTSVLEAISTYCRPLDLSEWLSTALRREISLYRSSSRLEALKWLFPQQKQGKHTQSYQGQILISGTGDFPVSKLEATYQELEGTWISKETLGDEEINDRDESLEDDFSNRQGAELELRVTPATVQIDLFQNQNEIIEKFQIWENDRFIPKRGQKNLALPVATITPFSHRAERFQIRLLSDAIFQDFKSEVIRLLQYMDSGIIDLELVVPPGQRIRNPSIYIKHQQTGIAPISAFGDGVSRLLSMALMLPRVKEGILLIDELGTAIHTEALQFFFKWLIDWSRKMNVQIFATTHSLEVIDALLVANTSETDLVANTSETDLVVYRIKPDASQTNVVRLDRNMLKILREELGQEVRW; encoded by the coding sequence ATGAGAAATCTTGAAAGTTTAACCATCCACCAATTTCGAGGTTTACAGAACCTGGAATTAAAGGATACAGGACAAATCAATATCCTTGTGGGAGTTAACAACGCAGGTAAAACGAGTGTACTGGAAGCAATTTCAACGTACTGTCGTCCACTAGATTTATCTGAGTGGCTGTCAACAGCATTGCGACGAGAAATCAGTCTATATCGTAGTAGTTCCAGGTTGGAAGCTCTAAAATGGTTATTTCCTCAACAGAAACAAGGAAAACACACTCAGAGTTACCAAGGACAGATATTGATATCTGGTACAGGTGATTTCCCAGTCAGTAAATTAGAAGCAACCTACCAGGAACTTGAAGGAACATGGATATCTAAAGAAACACTTGGTGATGAAGAAATTAATGATAGAGATGAAAGTCTTGAGGATGATTTTAGCAACCGACAAGGTGCAGAGTTAGAGCTAAGAGTTACTCCTGCTACTGTTCAAATAGACTTGTTTCAGAATCAAAACGAGATTATCGAAAAGTTTCAAATATGGGAAAATGATAGATTTATTCCCAAACGAGGGCAAAAAAACCTAGCATTACCTGTTGCTACTATTACCCCATTTTCCCACCGTGCGGAACGTTTTCAAATTCGGCTGCTTTCAGATGCAATTTTTCAAGATTTCAAGTCTGAGGTAATTAGATTACTTCAGTATATGGACTCAGGAATTATTGACCTTGAACTTGTAGTTCCTCCAGGTCAAAGAATACGTAATCCTAGTATATACATTAAGCATCAACAAACTGGTATTGCACCAATCAGTGCTTTTGGTGATGGTGTCTCTCGTTTGCTATCAATGGCTTTAATGCTTCCCAGAGTAAAAGAAGGAATTCTGCTAATTGATGAATTAGGAACTGCAATTCATACCGAAGCACTGCAATTTTTCTTTAAGTGGTTGATTGACTGGTCTCGGAAAATGAACGTACAAATTTTTGCAACCACTCACAGTCTTGAAGTTATTGATGCGCTATTAGTTGCAAACACTTCCGAAACTGACTTAGTTGCAAACACTTCCGAAACTGACTTAGTAGTGTATAGAATAAAACCTGATGCTTCACAAACTAATGTAGTGCGGCTGGATAGAAATATGCTCAAAATACTTCGAGAGGAATTAGGACAGGAGGTTCGCTGGTGA
- a CDS encoding ATP-dependent Clp protease ATP-binding subunit, whose protein sequence is MFEHFTSEAIKVIMLAQEEARRLGHNFVGTEQILLGLIGEGTGVAAKVLAELGVTLKEARREVEKIIGRGSGFVPPEIPFTPKVKSLFEQSFREANSLGHNYINTEHLLLGLTEAGEGVAAKVLQNLGVDLKNVRTNVIRRLGEGGTVFASTGSSSKRSQSVTLEEFGRNLTKLAQEGKLDPVVGRAKEIERTIQILGRRTKNNPVLIGEPGVGKTAIAEGLAQRIVNQDAPEILLDKQVISLDMGMVVSGTRFRGDFEERLKKIVEEVRSAGNIILVIDEVHTLVGAGGTEGGLDAANILKPALARGELQCIGATTLNEYRQHIERDAALERRFQSILIGEPSVEETVEILYGLRGAYEQHHKVHISDQAVLAAAELSDRYISDRFLPDKAIDLIDEAGSRVRLRNSRISTNKELKKQLVGVSKAKQEAVRVQNFGKAGELRDEEMKLEADLQAEAQNEDFVKSPIVDEEDIAQIVASWTGVPVNKLTESESELLLHLEDTLHERLIGQEQAVTAVSRAIRRARVGLKNPNRPIASFIFSGPTGVGKTELAKSLASYFFSSEEAMIRLDMSEYMEGHTVSKLIGSPPGYVGYDDGGQLTEAVRRKPYSVILFDEIEKAHPDVFNMLLQLLDDGHLTDAKGRKVDFKNTLIILTSNIGSKVIEKGGGGLGFDFETAADASYNRIRTLVNEELKAYFRPEFLNRLDDIIVFTQLAKDEVKQIADIMLREIASRLTEKGITLEVTERFKERVVEEGYNPSYGARPLRRAIMRLLEDPLAEAMLSGQVTEGVTAIADIDDDNQVTIHGSEKRELLLANAG, encoded by the coding sequence ATGTTTGAACACTTCACTTCCGAAGCCATTAAAGTAATTATGTTAGCCCAGGAGGAAGCACGCCGCCTAGGACACAATTTCGTAGGAACTGAGCAAATTCTCCTGGGACTAATTGGAGAAGGGACTGGGGTTGCTGCTAAAGTACTGGCCGAATTGGGTGTAACTCTCAAGGAAGCACGCCGCGAAGTCGAAAAAATTATCGGTAGAGGTTCTGGCTTTGTACCACCAGAAATTCCTTTTACTCCCAAGGTGAAAAGCTTATTCGAGCAATCCTTTCGAGAAGCCAACAGTCTGGGACATAACTACATCAACACTGAACACTTACTCTTAGGATTAACCGAGGCTGGTGAAGGTGTCGCCGCCAAAGTCCTCCAAAATCTAGGGGTTGACCTTAAGAACGTCCGCACAAACGTCATCCGCCGTTTGGGTGAAGGTGGAACTGTTTTTGCGAGTACAGGTAGTAGCTCCAAGCGCAGCCAAAGCGTGACTCTAGAGGAATTTGGCAGAAATCTGACTAAATTAGCTCAGGAAGGCAAGCTTGACCCTGTAGTTGGTCGAGCCAAAGAAATTGAGCGTACCATCCAAATTCTCGGTCGTCGGACAAAGAATAATCCTGTATTGATTGGTGAACCAGGAGTTGGGAAAACTGCGATCGCCGAAGGTCTAGCTCAACGCATTGTCAATCAAGATGCACCGGAAATCTTGCTAGATAAGCAAGTTATCAGTCTTGATATGGGCATGGTAGTATCTGGAACCCGTTTTCGTGGTGACTTTGAAGAACGCCTGAAGAAAATTGTCGAAGAAGTTCGTTCTGCTGGCAATATCATTCTGGTGATTGACGAAGTTCACACCTTAGTTGGTGCGGGTGGTACAGAAGGCGGTTTAGATGCAGCCAATATCCTCAAACCTGCCTTAGCACGCGGTGAACTCCAGTGTATTGGTGCAACCACTCTGAATGAATATCGTCAGCATATTGAGCGTGATGCGGCTTTAGAGCGTCGTTTCCAATCAATTCTGATCGGGGAACCATCAGTAGAAGAAACTGTGGAAATTCTCTACGGATTGCGCGGAGCTTATGAGCAGCACCACAAAGTCCATATTTCTGATCAAGCTGTACTCGCAGCCGCCGAGCTGTCAGACCGTTATATTAGCGATCGCTTTTTACCAGATAAAGCAATTGACCTAATTGATGAAGCTGGTTCTCGTGTGCGCCTGCGGAACTCGCGGATTTCGACTAATAAAGAACTCAAGAAGCAATTAGTCGGTGTGAGTAAAGCCAAACAGGAAGCAGTCAGAGTCCAGAATTTTGGCAAAGCTGGAGAACTGCGCGACGAGGAAATGAAACTCGAAGCCGATCTGCAAGCTGAAGCACAAAATGAGGATTTTGTCAAGTCACCCATCGTCGATGAGGAAGACATTGCTCAAATTGTCGCCTCTTGGACAGGAGTACCAGTCAACAAACTCACCGAATCAGAGTCAGAGTTGCTGCTGCACCTAGAAGACACACTCCACGAGCGGTTAATTGGTCAAGAACAAGCAGTTACAGCCGTATCTCGCGCCATTCGTCGCGCCAGAGTCGGGTTAAAAAATCCCAATCGTCCCATTGCTAGTTTTATTTTCTCTGGACCTACCGGAGTTGGTAAAACAGAGTTAGCAAAATCTTTGGCATCTTACTTCTTTAGCAGTGAAGAAGCGATGATTCGCCTAGATATGTCCGAGTACATGGAAGGACATACAGTTTCCAAGCTGATTGGTTCACCTCCTGGTTACGTAGGATACGACGATGGCGGACAACTAACAGAAGCCGTGCGCCGCAAACCATACTCAGTGATTCTCTTCGACGAAATCGAAAAAGCGCATCCTGACGTATTTAATATGCTGCTGCAACTCTTAGATGACGGACACCTCACCGATGCGAAAGGTCGGAAAGTGGACTTCAAGAACACCCTAATTATTCTGACTTCCAACATTGGTTCTAAGGTAATTGAAAAAGGTGGTGGTGGTTTAGGCTTTGACTTTGAGACTGCGGCCGATGCAAGCTATAACCGCATTCGTACCTTAGTGAATGAAGAACTGAAAGCTTACTTCCGTCCGGAATTTCTCAACCGCTTGGATGATATTATCGTCTTCACCCAACTTGCTAAAGATGAAGTCAAGCAAATTGCTGATATTATGCTCCGCGAAATTGCTAGCCGCTTGACTGAAAAAGGCATCACTTTAGAAGTTACAGAACGCTTTAAAGAGCGTGTAGTGGAAGAAGGCTATAACCCCAGTTACGGTGCGAGACCGTTACGCCGAGCAATTATGCGCTTGTTAGAAGACCCTCTGGCTGAAGCAATGCTTTCTGGTCAAGTCACCGAGGGAGTTACAGCCATTGCGGATATTGATGATGACAATCAGGTAACAATACATGGCTCAGAAAAGCGAGAGTTACTCTTAGCTAATGCTGGCTAG
- a CDS encoding DUF3288 family protein, whose amino-acid sequence MSELHANKDQQHPLYNRDRSSINILLAQEATEYNLAELARLRIRYQGFPGARDIQKDLDQILQQWGLTEAELLEKTRQMHNIGGIYQSRGKKEEQDWN is encoded by the coding sequence ATGTCTGAATTACACGCAAATAAAGACCAACAACATCCCCTCTATAACCGCGATCGCTCCTCTATTAATATTTTACTCGCTCAAGAGGCAACGGAGTACAATTTAGCCGAATTAGCTAGATTAAGAATTCGTTATCAAGGCTTTCCAGGGGCGAGGGACATCCAAAAAGACCTGGATCAAATCTTGCAGCAGTGGGGTTTGACAGAAGCCGAACTTTTGGAAAAAACTCGCCAAATGCACAATATAGGCGGAATTTATCAAAGTCGCGGCAAAAAAGAAGAGCAAGATTGGAATTAG
- a CDS encoding MlaD family protein, producing MRDIITNSFASKRTLREGSVGLLILVGLGAFVMIVLWLNRFTAGTNSYKFIVEFANAGGMQRGAPVRYRGVKVGNISKLKAGSNAVEVEIEIAPADLMISRDAVIEANQSGLISESIIDITPKTSIPVGAIAKPLDNNCDDSLIVCNGSRLTGEIGISIDELIRTSTNLATTYNDPAFYQNLNRLLESSTAAATGVASLTQDFQVLSKSFQQQLGTFSTTANSVQQSTNKLTVSATKTVDQLGATASEFSATANQASRLLSNLDELVTSNRSSLVGALNNITETSNQLRVTVSSLSPAVNQLTQGELLNNLESLSANAAQASANLRDASKTLNDPQNLVLMQQTLDSARVTFENTQKITSDLDELTGDPAFRQNLLQLVNGLSGLVSSTEQMQQDVKVAATLDSLKIAVSKPGVKQLPVKKPFVKQPPVSTPKIELPTPNPPKQQALNIKPTPAAVAIFEPNPQPIVNPAIPDSSQDKLLQQLRKYGEERKVNE from the coding sequence ATGCGAGATATCATAACAAACAGCTTTGCGTCTAAGCGCACATTGAGAGAAGGCTCAGTGGGGTTGCTCATACTCGTGGGTTTGGGAGCATTTGTGATGATTGTCCTCTGGTTAAATAGATTTACCGCAGGCACTAATTCATACAAATTCATAGTGGAATTTGCTAATGCTGGAGGTATGCAAAGAGGCGCACCGGTTCGCTATCGGGGTGTGAAAGTAGGCAATATTTCTAAACTGAAAGCAGGTTCAAATGCCGTAGAGGTGGAAATTGAAATTGCTCCAGCTGACCTGATGATTTCCCGCGATGCAGTAATTGAAGCTAATCAGAGCGGATTAATTAGTGAAAGTATTATCGATATTACACCTAAAACATCTATACCGGTTGGGGCGATCGCTAAACCCCTAGATAATAATTGTGATGACAGTCTGATAGTGTGTAATGGTTCTCGGTTAACAGGTGAAATTGGCATCAGCATTGATGAACTGATTCGCACCTCAACTAATTTAGCCACTACATACAATGATCCAGCATTTTACCAAAACCTAAATCGACTTTTAGAAAGCTCAACAGCAGCAGCCACTGGAGTTGCATCCCTGACTCAGGATTTCCAAGTTTTGAGCAAAAGCTTTCAACAACAACTAGGGACATTTTCCACCACCGCTAATTCAGTACAACAATCCACAAATAAACTTACTGTATCCGCCACTAAAACAGTAGACCAATTAGGGGCGACAGCAAGTGAATTTAGTGCCACAGCCAATCAAGCTAGTCGCTTGTTGAGTAACCTAGATGAACTCGTCACCAGCAACCGGAGTTCTTTAGTTGGGGCTTTAAATAATATTACCGAAACTAGCAACCAACTCCGGGTGACAGTCAGTAGCCTATCACCTGCGGTTAATCAACTCACCCAAGGCGAATTACTCAACAATTTAGAAAGTCTTTCCGCAAATGCAGCCCAAGCCTCAGCCAACTTACGCGACGCGTCTAAAACTTTAAATGATCCTCAGAATCTAGTGCTAATGCAGCAAACCTTAGATTCAGCCAGGGTAACTTTTGAAAATACCCAAAAAATTACCTCTGATTTAGACGAATTGACAGGTGATCCAGCTTTCCGGCAAAATCTGCTGCAATTGGTCAATGGTTTAAGTGGTTTAGTGTCTTCTACAGAACAGATGCAGCAAGATGTCAAGGTAGCTGCTACTTTAGACTCACTCAAAATAGCCGTGAGCAAACCTGGTGTTAAACAGCTTCCTGTAAAGAAACCATTTGTTAAACAGCCTCCTGTTAGTACACCTAAAATTGAGCTTCCCACTCCAAACCCACCAAAGCAACAGGCGCTGAATATTAAACCCACACCTGCTGCTGTTGCTATTTTTGAACCCAACCCCCAACCAATCGTTAATCCAGCCATCCCCGACTCATCCCAAGACAAGCTACTACAGCAGCTGCGGAAATATGGAGAAGAAAGAAAGGTCAATGAATAA
- the iscB gene encoding RNA-guided endonuclease IscB: MSNFVLVLDTNKKPLTPIHPGDARFLLNQQKAAVFRRFPFTIILKEPKSEVPTQPIELKIDPGSKTTGFALVQNNKVIWGMELQHRGLAIKESLETRKGVRRGRRSRHTRYRQARFLNRTKPQGWLAPSLSHRVLTINTWVKRLCNFAPITDIVQELARFDLQQLENPEISGFEYQQGELQGYEVREYLLNKWNRKCAYCTAENVPLQVEHIKPKAKGGTNRISNLCLACEKCNIKKGTQDIEKFLAKKPELLKQILSQAKRPLKDASAVNSTRWALFNKLKETGLPITTGSGGLTKFNRTRLGLPKTHWIDAACVGKVETLKILTTKILTVKSTGHSCRRFCRINKFGFPCTEPKKIFTHVSTGDFVKATLHKDRKNITSGKYVSRVKTPTKNGCEIVINGFRVEFSTMKDITKVHCSDGYSYG; the protein is encoded by the coding sequence ATGTCTAATTTTGTTCTAGTTCTTGATACCAACAAAAAACCACTTACTCCAATTCATCCAGGAGATGCACGTTTTTTATTAAATCAACAAAAAGCTGCTGTATTTAGAAGATTTCCATTTACCATAATTTTGAAAGAACCTAAATCTGAAGTTCCAACTCAACCGATTGAATTAAAAATAGATCCAGGGAGTAAAACTACAGGTTTTGCGTTAGTTCAAAATAATAAAGTCATCTGGGGTATGGAATTACAACACAGAGGTTTAGCTATTAAAGAAAGCCTAGAAACTCGAAAAGGAGTAAGGCGAGGAAGACGTTCTAGACATACTCGTTATCGTCAAGCTAGATTTCTTAACCGCACTAAACCTCAAGGTTGGTTAGCACCTTCTTTAAGCCATAGAGTTTTAACTATTAACACTTGGGTTAAAAGATTATGTAATTTTGCCCCAATAACTGACATAGTTCAAGAGCTTGCTAGGTTTGACCTACAGCAGCTAGAAAACCCGGAGATATCAGGCTTTGAGTATCAACAGGGAGAGTTACAAGGGTATGAAGTCCGTGAATATCTTTTGAATAAATGGAATAGAAAATGTGCATACTGTACTGCGGAAAATGTCCCTTTACAAGTTGAGCATATTAAACCAAAAGCCAAAGGAGGAACTAATAGAATTTCTAATTTGTGTCTAGCTTGTGAGAAATGCAATATCAAAAAAGGTACTCAAGATATTGAGAAGTTTTTAGCAAAAAAGCCTGAGTTGTTGAAGCAAATTTTATCCCAAGCCAAGCGTCCACTAAAAGATGCGTCTGCTGTAAATTCAACGAGATGGGCTTTATTTAATAAGTTAAAAGAAACTGGATTACCTATAACAACAGGTTCAGGAGGTTTAACTAAGTTTAATAGAACTCGTTTAGGATTGCCTAAAACTCATTGGATTGATGCTGCTTGTGTAGGAAAAGTTGAAACTCTCAAAATACTGACAACAAAAATTTTAACAGTAAAAAGCACGGGGCATAGTTGCAGAAGATTCTGTAGGATCAATAAATTTGGTTTTCCTTGCACTGAGCCTAAAAAAATATTCACTCATGTTTCTACAGGAGATTTTGTTAAGGCTACTTTGCACAAAGATCGTAAAAACATAACTTCTGGAAAGTATGTAAGTCGTGTTAAAACTCCCACAAAAAACGGATGTGAGATTGTTATCAATGGTTTTAGAGTTGAATTTTCAACAATGAAAGATATTACTAAGGTTCATTGTAGTGACGGGTATAGCTACGGTTGA
- a CDS encoding ABC transporter ATP-binding protein: MNEPLIELKGISKSFGSNKVLDNVDLTIYRGEAVGIIGPSGTGKSTVLRIIAGLMAPDSGEIYIQGVRRDGLIEDSADPIGIGMVFQQAALFDSLTVDENVGFLLYQHSKIPRSRIQQIVKEKLEMVGLSGISHLYPSELSGGMRKRVSFARAIISNPDNLTEGPEVLLYDEPTAGLDPIASTVIEDLIRELQLTQGVCSTYAIVTHQDSTIRRTTDRLVFLYQGKVQWQGTVSDIDSTENPLIRQFISGSVKGPIQVAG; encoded by the coding sequence ATGAATGAACCATTAATTGAACTAAAAGGCATTTCTAAGTCCTTTGGTAGTAATAAAGTTTTAGATAATGTGGATTTGACGATTTACCGGGGGGAGGCAGTAGGGATTATTGGGCCTTCAGGAACTGGTAAATCAACGGTGTTAAGAATTATTGCCGGATTAATGGCTCCCGATAGCGGAGAAATTTATATCCAAGGGGTACGGCGAGATGGGTTAATTGAGGACAGCGCTGATCCGATTGGGATTGGGATGGTGTTTCAACAAGCGGCGTTATTTGATTCGTTGACAGTGGATGAAAATGTGGGTTTTTTACTGTATCAACATTCCAAGATACCGCGATCGCGTATTCAACAGATAGTTAAAGAAAAATTAGAAATGGTCGGTTTATCGGGAATTAGCCATCTCTACCCATCTGAACTATCCGGGGGAATGCGAAAACGGGTAAGTTTTGCCAGAGCAATTATCTCTAATCCTGATAATCTCACAGAGGGCCCAGAAGTTTTACTATACGATGAACCCACAGCCGGACTTGACCCTATTGCCTCAACAGTCATAGAAGATTTAATTCGAGAGTTACAATTGACACAAGGAGTCTGTAGTACTTATGCTATTGTGACGCACCAAGATAGTACCATTCGCCGTACAACTGATAGACTAGTGTTTCTTTATCAAGGTAAAGTGCAGTGGCAAGGTACAGTTAGTGACATAGATAGCACAGAAAATCCCTTGATTAGACAATTTATTAGTGGCAGTGTCAAAGGACCAATTCAAGTGGCTGGGTAG